Within Sorghum bicolor cultivar BTx623 chromosome 2, Sorghum_bicolor_NCBIv3, whole genome shotgun sequence, the genomic segment TTCATTTCCTTTTCTGATAGTGCTGAAAGTCTGGCCGAGTTGTAGTATATATGGATTCTTATGATTGCTGGTTATAGTTTCTGTTTTCTGATAAGTACTCTTGTAAGAATCATGCCCTAGTGGTCTTGTACGAGTCTTCTTAGACTCCCACCTTTTCTTCTTATAATATACTGATGCCTGGCTCTCCTGCtaattcaagaaaaaaaaaagactggGTGGTTCACTTATTTGTGagaagaatttttttttggttagTTTGAGACCCATCACTAGTTGGCTACCCACATCTATGACAAGGCCACGTCAGATATAGTCTGACATTCAAAAGGAGACTTTTCACTTTTATGAAATTTGGGATATCCATGACTCCTCAGCTGTCCGATAATCTATAGGAAGTTTAGCACAACAACCTAATATAATCACGAAATCGCTTACTAACTTGTATCTTGAATGGTTGAAAGCCTTCAGTCCCTGTGTAGTGTTAAGTTTTTTTCTCAGTCACACTAGTTTAAACATCTTAGCAGTATGCAACTTTAAACGATGGTAAAGTAGTGTTTGTTGATTGTTGTCATACTGAACTTCATTTATTCCACTAAGTCATTTTTTTCCTATGAAACTGCTCCTCCATCACATTACCATACATTGGCATGACATATTTGTTCATGCTCTGCAGGATTTTCCCAAGAATAGAGACCTTCTCGCTGCATTCTGGAATAAAGTAAGTTATCTTCAATAAATTGGCTTCTTACTTTGCCAATTTCCTGAACTTACTCTAAGCTTGATCACATATTAGGTAATATTTGAAGTAACTCACTTACaggttatagatttattattaAGTTTTTAAAGAAAACTGTACGTATCGTATCCTTGTTACATTTCATGTAAAGGATATGCATGTGTTTCTACAACTTTTGGTCTAGTTTTTGTGCATTTATCCTTGCATCGCGAAGTATATCTAGAGTAGTgcattagcttgtttagttaagTATCCCTTTATAGATTACAATTTGGTTTTGTTCTGCGCCGAAACATTGCTCATAGCTTGGAATGTTTTGTTCTCTTTAGCTGACTGTGGATGATGCCAGCACAATTTTGTCCTTGACAGGTGTTGTTGTAGAGGTAAGTATTGTACTATTAGATTGTTAATTCCCAGATAACATGCGACATATTTAAACCTCTTTCCCTTTCAAATCAGTAACTGGGAATATAAATACATTTTCAGGGTGTAACTGGCTCATCAATTTTAATAGCACTATCATCATGGATGTGTAAACCAGGGTATGCTTCATTGCCAATGGCATATGCCAGAGCTGGCAGTGAGCTTCTGGTAAGGTTTTTGAATTACCTTTTCCTGTCCTATGGCGTACATTTAGAACCCAGCATCATATGTTCATTTTCTTCTCTACAGGATCTGATTCAAACAAAGGCTGCAATGCATCTGCCTGTGTCATCGGATGAATTATTTAGCTTGCTCGATGAAGCAAGCGAGAAAACATTTCTTTGCACAAATACAGCTGCTTGTATACAGAAGTTTTTATTTGACGGAGAGGTAGACAAAATTGCAACTGAGTTGAAAAATGTTGTTTCGTGCATTAGTTACATGCTTGAACAAAAGCTGGTGAGATAGTACTTCTGttgtgaaaaaaaagaagatattTTGCATTTAccctttatgtataagtttgatcAATTTATTCTGCTACTGCAAATCAAACTACAGGTTGAAGCATGGTGTGCTGATAAGACTGCTGAAGCATTAAGATGCCAGAAGTTgctggaggaggaagaggaagctGCTCAGAAAAGGTTAGCCACTATAGTGCACTATAAAATTCAAAAAGCTAGCAAACCATATGAAGTTAACTTATTTCTTGTATAAATACACTGTCATTTTGCTCAATTTTGAGGTGGAATTTATTTAAGTTTTCTTCTATATCTTGAAGGCAAGCCGAACTGATGGAAAGGAAGCGGATGAAGAAACTTAGGCAGAAAGAACAGAGGTTAAAaaacctcaaggatgaggatGTGACAGTTCAGTCACCTGAAATTATGGATGATGCAACATGTTCTACTGCCATTCAAAGTGTCAAGTCCATTTCTGATCCTGACCGTTTTGAGCAAGAAGAATCACAGTATCTTCAATTTCCAGCACCAATTACTTCAGAAATTGACAATGGTTTTAATGTGGACCTATCAGTAGAAGATATCAGTTGTGATTTGGGGCTTGAAATGGATAAAGGTGTTGTATTAAGGCAACACGTTTCAAGGCGTCGTTTAGGCAGAACAGAGAGGCTCGCTGAAAATAGCATTGTACCTGGTCCTGTAGTTACTTCAAAGCATCCAGCTTTTGTGAGGCCTTCAAATTACAAGGATCCAAATGTCTGTTCTACGCCAAGTAGAAACAAATCTTGCGCATTGAAATTGCAATCTGAGATTGAAGAACAGTGCCAAAAACATGAGTTAGATGTAGATGAACATGGCATGGGTCCTAGCAAAAACTCTCGTGTGCTAATAGGATCTATAAGTGTTGCAATTGAAGATGGTAGTGAACACTTGCAGGACATTCGTTCCAAGAATGATCCAGTCCCTCCTAGTTCAAAGACAGTGAAACATGCATCAGTCAAGGTGATGCAACCTGTTACCCATGAGGGTAACAGAAATGAAGGCATTCCTCATAGTGATAGTAATAGTACGCCAGCAGCTGAGAACTGTTCTCAATCCAGTGTTACTACAGATGAAATCAGTTATTCAACCTACTGCAGTGCAGATTTGGCAGTGGATGAACATTTACAACGCACCATGTTTTCCAGTAAAGAAGCGACAGCCTTTCTTTCTCAAAGTAAACATCTAGCTGCTGTTATATTTGAACACCCTTGAAGTGTGGCTAACCAATAAATTTTACTCTACATAACAAAGTCATTTTACTATATTAACTTGACCTGGCAGTTCTTTTCcttccttttctattttttaaaaagaacACAGGAAACCATCTATATATATTCTACATGAGTCTCTGAGGAAACAAAAACAAGCGCTCAAGTTAACTGATGCCATTCTAAAACTAGACAGCATTATTTTGGTATATTATGTTGATTTGGATTAGAGTGAAATAGTTATTCATATATTTTAATTAGGAAAGTTTATTGTGGTTCTTCCTTATTTAGCTCAGTACTGAAGCTTGGTTGTGTTTTGCAGGGTGGAAAGAAGCAATAGCTGCAGatcatgtgaaacttgttttgtgtcCTGAAAAGTGAAAGAATGGTGAACTAAAGAAATTCTGTTGAGGGCAACAGCATGGAAGCACAGGCTGAGTTGTCGGATCCCACAGCCATACAACATAGGTAGTGCTTACCTAGCCTGCAGGGTGCTATGAAAGTTTGGAGGTCAAGTTTGTGTTGCGGCATGAGTGATTGTAAAATGGCGGGTGCATTTTGCAGCTGACTTGATATTGAAGCAGAGGGTTCCAGTTTTAGAAGGGGATAGCTTGTGTGGTGGGATCTGTTTTTGGTAAGACAAGGATGTGATTTGAACATGGTTTGGTCGCATAAGTTCCTAATCTTTTGTACTCATTAGAGTCTGCTAAGCATGAAATGCATGTGTGCTAAACGTGTAGTGCTCGCGGTTTTCATATTGTCCCAATTCTTTCTGCTGGCAGTTCACGTATTCACATTCATTTTGTATCGTTCGTGCTGTATAATCCCTATTATTCGCTATATATTTTAGACGTTAGAAGAAATTAAGTACTTATCTATATTGAAattattgatgatgacttgatgAGCATGTATCCTACAAAGACTGTCATTCTCATTTCACTAGAAGTTAAACATTTTTAGCCTTATCTAAATATATACAAGATAACATTAGTATTTATtgtacataattaatatcactAGATTAATTgctgaatatatttttatagtaaactTATTTGAAGATAGAAATGTTGTTACTcccgtttcaaattataagttattttaacTTTCTTGAAGAGCTAGAATATtcaaagtttgatcaaatttaaagAGAATTATAtagatttatgatatcaaataggtatactatgaaaatataattaatgaagaatttaatgatatttatttggtatcgtaaatattattattttattatataaatttggtcaaacttaagaagTTTTGACTCTACAAGAAAATTAGAAAtatttataatttaggatggagggagtaataatttCTATAAATCTAATGAAGATTTGAGAAAGTTTGACCAATATAAAATCCAATGTGATGTTTTTTATGGAGAGAGTAACAAAAATTTTGAACATTTCCAGATTTAGAATTAATAAATCCCATAGATAATCATAATGTtgagtttcaaaatatttttttaaagaacATACGAAAATAACAAAAAACATGTGTATTATACTAGAAgacaaaaatctaaaaaaaatcaaaaaaaatagTTTGTATTTTAAATTTGGCACGTGAATAAATATATAGATGCAGTACATACATACcaagtttaaaaaaaaatcgaGTTACTGAgatatatttttaaaattagTCTTACCTAATGTGTGGTTTCTGTAGGGCTATGGTAttgtttcttttttgtttctccAGTTTGGGGTTTGAGTGTATGAGAACTACGGTTCTGAAGAACCAACACCCGACCGGTGCAATAAAATATCAAAGACCGATAACTCTGATTTTTGTTTTCCTCGATTTTGTGGTTGGTTTTCACCGAATacaccgaggccttgtttagttccaaaaagttttagcattttcatttgtttgtggcaaatattgtctaattatgaactaactaagattaaaagattcgtcttgtgatttacaggtaaactgtgcaattagtttttattttcgtctatatttaatgtttcatgcatgtgttgaaaagattcgatgtgacggggaatcttgaaaacttttggttttcgcgctgaactaaacaaggcccgaataGAAAGTCGCGGGTCTGCCATCATTAGGCTGCTGCTCGCTCTACGCTGCCATGGGACCATGCGCCACCGATCTGTTGTActtcctccatcctaaattgcaagaattttgaaaagtcaaattttttaaagtttgaccaaatttatatgataaataataattattataataccaactaaatatcatttgattcttccttaattatattttcatagtatacttatttacgttacaaattttagtatttcactctataattttggtcaaacatgaaaatactttgattctctaaaattcttaaaataacttacaatttaggatagagggagtagcAGATGCGCCGCATGCCACCCTCCGCTGATGCTCGTCCATGGGTAGAGTGTTTTTTCCTCCTAATCCCGATGTCCCCAAATCGCTTTTTTGCATCACGTGTGTCTAACCCCCGCAAGGGTGGTCAGTGGTGATCTAGTTTGCTCACGATTTACAGGAAGGAAGATTCAAATTTGTTCGTTTGCTTGTTTTGCAATATTTTGTTCTTTCTGAATTCTTAATTTCCGAATGCAAAATCGATTGGAATGGTATATTATATCTAGAAAAATTAAATTAGATGTGCTTCTTATCCAAATTTCCTCGTTCATATGATATAGTAACTACCTTTGTACTATATATTTAGGTGAAATGGTTAAAGAGAAACCCATTTCTGAATTCTTTAAAAGGAAAAGAGATGAATCAGTTGTTCAACAATGTCCGGTTCTTGCTCTTTAACTGAACTAGAACAAAGGCAAGACTGAAAAACAACAATTACATGGATTTTCTGTACATGCTAGACaaatgcccccccccccccctcttctcCTATGTTTTGTTGCAAGCTCCGCCATAGGGATTATGCATAAGAGTTTAGGAGAAGCAATCCTGAAAGCTCATTGTATCTAAACTTGGCTAGAAACCTATTCAGTACATGCTATTTTATCTCTTGATGCATGTAAAAGGGGATTTATGGCTGGATGTAGGGCCATCGTATATTATGTCTTGATGGATGCCATATCAAGACTAATTTTAGAGGGCAACAACCGATAGCAATAGGAATAGACCCAAATGATTGTATTTTACCCAATAGCAATGGCTGTTGTTAAAGGAAGAACATATAGATAACACATACCCTTGGACCATAATGACTGATAAGCAAAAAATAATTACCATTAAATGATCATTATGGTTCAGGTAGTActacttaggtcttgtttagttggcaaaaattttggattttggatactgtagcactttcgtttgtttgtgacaaatattgtccaatcatagactaattagggtcaaaagattcatctcgcgatttacagacaaactgtgtaattagtttttgttttcatctaaatttaatactccatgcatgtgccgcaagattcgatgtgacggagaatcttgaatttttttggaaactaaacaaggccttagagccTCTTTGGTAAAGTTCATAACAACTttatgagctgttgtgagctgttttttttatcaaacacttatttctaaaacagcttcatgagtgaaatttttttcttctcctctcacaaagatatGAGTTGAGATGAAGctaaaaaaagtagcttattgtagcgctctctctcatttttctctctctcatatatgcataaagtagttggtgaagctattttaccaaacactttttctAAAATAACTTACCTTCACCTATAAAGTTATTCATGAAGGTATTAAAAAAAACAGTTTCGCAATGAAGTTACCCTTAATATTAACCGTGCCATTAAATGGTCATTTTGCTTTTTCTTGTTTGCAGAGACTCATTCCAGGTGTGAAAAGATGTTCCCTGACTCGTTACACCTGTACTCTAATTTTTTCAAGGAAAAATAAGGGTGAGGTTTTTGAAGAACCAATTGTGGACTTGTGCATGGTCCTCTTCGGTGCAAGTTTTGAATGCAGATGCTCACGAGTGGCTTGAGAAGATGGAACCAAAGACATGGGTGAGAGCTTATTTCTCATAATTGCCCAAGTGTGACATTCTTCTTAATAAGAATTGTAAAGTATTCTCTCCATcttaaattgtaagtcatttcaagaattttagagagtcaaagcatctcaacaaaattatagaaaaaattacaaagttttatgacattaaatagatatactaaatataattaatggaaaacctaataatacttagttgatatcataaatgttatcatactaccatataaatttgatcaaacttgagatactttgacttcccaagattcttggaataacttataatttgggatgagaCATCTTGGATGCTAGAGAGCTTCCtatccttaggccttgtttagatgcaaattatttattggattttgacactgtagtaatttcgtttgtatttgacaaaaaatgtctaatcatagactaattaggcttaaaagattcgtcttgcaatttacaagtaaactatacaattattttttttatctatatttaatgttctatgcatatgccgcaagatctaatgtgatggagaatcttgtaaactttagttttttttaatcCGATGCATCTAAACAGGTCCTAGTCTCTAACTACAGCTACAGGCCGTGTGTTCTTCTATATTGTTTTCTCATCTTTCGATTAACAACATTTTTGCAGAAAATAGTACTTATTTACAGCTAGAAAAATCTAGAGCTTATTTACAGCTAGAAAAATCTTTCTAAGATGCCAAATTGGACcttatatattgaagtagacgGAAGATAGAGACGGCGACTGACAAACTCGCGACCATCCAGCACCAGCAGTGCTTCTGTGCTTGGCCACTCCGGTGCCGCATGAGTGCATGACTCAGCGTGCGccgtgcagcagcagcagcagcagcactgtAGAAGGTTTGTGTCACGCGGGCACGCGCTACAGGCGTACAGGTCCATCCTCTCCCTCTTCCCGTTCCAGAATCGGCCGGCCAGAAGGGGTTCCTGCTCCTCCTGGGTAGCTTCGCCAGGGCGGCGGGGTTGACTGATTTGCTGCTAGTAGGCAGCCCAGTTGCCATTTTcagagagaagagagagagagagagagagagagagagccgaGAGCGAAGATGATGACCTCGTGGCTTCTGGGCCGCCGGGGCGCCTCCGGCTTCTCCTGGAGCTCCACCGCCGATCAAGTCACGCAGGGCATCTCCGCCGCCGGCCTCACCGCCATCGTCACCGGTCCGTACTTATTTCtttcccttcttcttcttcttctccatccAGCAGCAATCCCATCCCAAAACCCCTCTCTCTGACCTTTACTAGTATAATCCAACCCAATCTCATCCCATCCAGGGGCGTCCAGCGGCATCGGCGCCGAGACGGCGCGGACACTGGCGCTGCGCGGGGCCCACGTCGTCATGGCCGTCAGGAGCCTCCCCGCCGCCCAGGCCGTCAGGGACGCCGTCCTCGCCCAGGCGCCGGAGGCCAAGCTCGACGTCATGGAGCTCGACCTCTCGTCCATGGCCTCCGTCCGCGCCTTCGCGTCCCAATTCATCGACAGGGGTCTCCCCCTCAACATCCTCATGTATGTATTATAATTGTTGCCTGCTCTGCTGCCAACCGTCATCCTTGAGGATAAATAGAGAGCGACCTGGGATGAGTTATGACTCCGAATACCATGTCAATGAGTCTATTCAAGGCTGGATCTCTCTAGGACCAGGCCACTAGGATGAAGATTACCACTGCCTGTACTTTCAGGATACTGATAGGTTCAGCCTACATATACTGTACATATTGTGTAAGATGTGCCCGAAAGCTATCAAATCCCTCCTTGCTTGCCACTCTATGTTTGGCTGTCCATTGGAAATTATAGGAGGGACATGTTAATTGCATACTAGTTTGTTTTAGGTAGCATTTGTTTAGTTTGGCGATTCTTGTGTTTGAGATTTTCTTATGCCTGGCCTAATAATCTGACTTGGTATATTGATAGATCTGCTAATTCAGTACTGGTTCTCTTGACCTTTGTTCAAAGTGTTGGTGTTGCTTCAATATATCTCATGGCATTCATTTAATTGATTACTTAGCCCTTTTGCTTGCAGCAACAATGCAGGAGTAATGGCAATACCTTTTGAGCTTTCAAAGGATGGAATTGAGATGCAGTTTGCAACTAATCATGTTGGTACGCATTCAGTATACTTGACTGCTTGGTTAATCCGTTGTGTGTATGAATTTTCCCTACTTCAAATCATATAGCAATGTATAGCACGTGCAAGTCTAGCACTCTAACTCAACAGATGACCTAACACTCAAAAGTTTTCATTCATCATGGTGTTTAGACACAATTTTACTAAAGTGCAGTTCTAATTTCATAATCTTCAGGGCATTTCCTGCTGACACACCTTCTATTGGATACCATGAAGAAGACCTCTCGTGAATCAAATGTGGAAGGAAGAATTGTCAACGTTTCGTCAGAGGGGCACAGATTTGCATATCAGGAAGGCATCCGTTTTGACAAGATCAACGATGAATCAGTGTATGTAATTGCTGTGCAGTTATTATGTTCTACACACTAGTCTACTTCGTTTCAAAGCAAACCTATCCACTTGTTCAATCTTGTGTTGTGCAGGTATAGTATCTTTGGAGCATATGGGCAGTCAAAGCTTGCAAACATCTTGCATGCTAATGAACTTGCCAGGCGATTCCAGGTATCTCTTGGTCCATCTAACTCGTGCCCTTTTTGTTGATCTTATGGTGTATTTATAGTTATAGTACATTTGTATGCATTGTATCATGGATACCTGCGCTTGTGACCAACATTGCATTATGTTTCAAAGATGGCTGCATGTGAATTTTGGAAATTGTAACTTTTGATAAATAAAGATCATTGGGCAGTAAGTTGTTTCGATTTTGGATGTGGAAATTTGAGTGCATTTAATGCTAATCTTGGTGTAGCAAATTGAAGAAACAATCACCATCCAATTACAAGAATTGTAATGTTCCAGATTTTGCTGATTATATATCTCTTTACAGTTACCATTCAGTTTCCAATTTATTAGGGTGTTCTATAACTATTTTCTGTCCATCTATTATACAATATTTTGTCTGACAGGAAGAGAATGTCAACATAACTGCAAATTCTCTTCATCCTGGCTCCATTATCACGAACCTTCTTCGTCACCACAGTATCATAGATGGTAAGTATAATTGGCATTCTTTCCACAACGTTTAGCTCTTCTGGTCTTATAAACTGAAAGGGAAGCATAAATATTTGGCTAGTTTATTAGAACTTACTGAACTATGTCAGtttatgcttcttatttttatgaACAAACCAAGGCAATTAGGAGGGCATAAAAGGAACATGAAGGTTAGAACCACACATGCATAAGAAAGACAGCAATCAAGATAATTTAAATTATTAGCAATTGAGAATGTGAATGATGTTTGTCACTTGGTTGCAGCAACAGCCTGATAGAATTTGTTGCCTTTCAAAACCGCAGCTATGCCTCACTAATTACATCTTTTTCAATTGACACTGATTACATTGAATTTTCTGCTGAATGCAGTTCTCCATCGGACGCTTGGTAAATTGGTGCTGAAAAATGCTGAGCaggtatttttttattttaaatctCCAGGGTCTTTTTGCATTTTAGTTGTTTATTAGGTATTGACTAGACCTGTCACGTTGCATTTTGCTAATCTATCATTTGCTGGCAGTAGCATTATTGTCTGCTGCTTCCTGCATTTCGACGTAGTGGTAGTATTGAGACATATTAGAATAAGCTTCCGTGTAGATCAGCGACATTGCGTCGGGCACAACTGGCAACCATTATGTTAAATCAGAAGAGGTACAGGAACATCTTAAAAGTAGTATATCCATATTGTGATCTGACAATACCATCACCATGCCTCAAGTTGCTATTGGTACTCATCTGGCAAAATCTTCACTCGTGGAAAAGCAGTTGGAGGTCATTTATAACACCATAATGTCACCTACACTTCTGTGGCATGCCGTGCAACTTAACAGTCTGATGTACAACTACAACCCCACTAGTGCTTACTAAAACTTGTGATCTGTGCTAGGTTGACTGGCTTTCTGGTAGGCACTGGAAATCTAGATTTCACCAGCAATAGGCTAAAGTTATATCTGTGCTGCCGGTATCATGTAATCATGTGCTGCTGGCTACACGTTGCAGCCTAGATTAGATGAATGAGTCTGCTATACGATTTGGGGCTCTGATTGGTTTGCTTGGAACTTAAACAGGGTGCGGCAACTACATGCTATGTGGCACTCCACCCGCAGGTGAAGGGTGTGTCCGGGAAGTACTTCTGCGACAGTAACCTGTACGAGCCAAGCGCGAAGGCCAAGGACATGGAGCTGGCCAAGAGGCTCTGGGATTTCAGCGTCGAGCTCGTCACCTAGCTGATGCCTCGGTTGTTATCGGTTTCCTTGTTGTCAGACATGGATGCGATCAGCAACCTGAACTCTCTGTATATCACGTGTATCGCGCACTCAACATTTGGCGGCTCGCCTTTACAATACAAGGGTTGCAGGTGATCGCATTGCTGCATGCCTGCATGAGGATGGTGTGTGTTTCTGTGAAAAGAAATgtgcctcctgctgctgctgctgctggtggatgATATAATGGAAGATATGCTTTAgctccttgtttagttctcaaaaaattttgtaaaatttttcagatttccggtCACATtgacatatgcatagagcattaaatataaataaaagaaataactttaCCTGTaacttgcgagatgaatcttttgagctagttagtctataattggataatgtttattaaatacaaacgaaagtgttatattatttattttgcaaaaaattttggaactaaacaaggccttgtcgtGCGGTTTCTGAGGGCttgttatttaataaatattgtctaatcatagactaactagttatttaataaatattatctaatcataggctaactagttatttaataaatattgtctaatcatagactaactaggtttaaatgaTTCGTCTTGTGAGTTacaatgtgtaattagttatttcttttatctatatttaatactttataaaatttgatgtgatggagaatttaaaagattttataaaattttttagaattaaaCAAGCCCTGAATCATTCGAACCCGAAAGACACTGCCGTTTTTGTCGGCTCCTAGTACGGTACGGGATCCCGAGCTAGAAGACGGGGACGGGTAGTGGGCCCGCGTGTCAATGGCCTACACTGGCTGCCCCGTGAACCAGAACGGGACACGCGAGTcgaccagggccttgtttattttAAAAAGAAATTACAAAATTTTCTCAATTTTGTGACACATatattgagcattaaatataaataaaagaaataaatttttgatataaatcttttgaacttagttaattcataattaaataatatttgttaaatataacCAAAAGTAGTGTtcattttacaatttttttttaaactaaacaaggcccggttGGCAGTTTCTGGTGTTGCCGTGTTGGGCTGTTCGGCACAGATCCGCCCCGGTGGGTCCACGGAGTAGCTGCCAACGTGGACAGGCGGCAGCCGACCAAGGCCAGTTTGGCTCATTTGATCGCCCGTTCGCGCTCAGT encodes:
- the LOC8062560 gene encoding uncharacterized protein LOC8062560, with amino-acid sequence MNASRKSNHVSSKDSAETARDIITTSGQIQPLKIPDAVAALAQAAAKANGETEKYLPGWPLFSPPKVQLDKCTKCSREFCSAINFRRHTRVHRRTLKIDRDFPKNRDLLAAFWNKLTVDDASTILSLTGVVVEGVTGSSILIALSSWMCKPGYASLPMAYARAGSELLDLIQTKAAMHLPVSSDELFSLLDEASEKTFLCTNTAACIQKFLFDGEVDKIATELKNVVSCISYMLEQKLVEAWCADKTAEALRCQKLLEEEEEAAQKRQAELMERKRMKKLRQKEQRLKNLKDEDVTVQSPEIMDDATCSTAIQSVKSISDPDRFEQEESQYLQFPAPITSEIDNGFNVDLSVEDISCDLGLEMDKGVVLRQHVSRRRLGRTERLAENSIVPGPVVTSKHPAFVRPSNYKDPNVCSTPSRNKSCALKLQSEIEEQCQKHELDVDEHGMGPSKNSRVLIGSISVAIEDGSEHLQDIRSKNDPVPPSSKTVKHASVKVMQPVTHEGNRNEGIPHSDSNSTPAAENCSQSSVTTDEISYSTYCSADLAVDEHLQRTMFSSKEATAFLSQRWKEAIAADHVKLVLCPEKFAASRQPSCHFQREEREREREREPRAKMMTSWLLGRRGASGFSWSSTADQVTQGISAAGLTAIVTGASSGIGAETARTLALRGAHVVMAVRSLPAAQAVRDAVLAQAPEAKLDVMELDLSSMASVRAFASQFIDRGLPLNILINNAGVMAIPFELSKDGIEMQFATNHVGHFLLTHLLLDTMKKTSRESNVEGRIVNVSSEGHRFAYQEGIRFDKINDESVYSIFGAYGQSKLANILHANELARRFQEENVNITANSLHPGSIITNLLRHHSIIDVLHRTLGKLVLKNAEQGAATTCYVALHPQVKGVSGKYFCDSNLYEPSAKAKDMELAKRLWDFSVELVT